Genomic window (Phragmites australis chromosome 5, lpPhrAust1.1, whole genome shotgun sequence):
ATTACAGGGTACATAATTGCATTTACTGGTGTGAACAGAGAAAAGGGCATCAGAATCAAAACGTCGAGGGAAAAGGAAATAGATGATGTGAGAGGTTACAGCAACCATACCAATGTTAAGCACAGTACTAAAGACAAACCAAAATGGCCAGATAATCATCTGCACTGTATCAGAAACTACACTCCATGACGTCTCCAACGATACCATGACAACTGAGCTCAGATATCCTACTGTCTCAGCACAAAGGTTCCATATTGGCAGGGTAAATTCAAAAAACTCCAAAATTGGTCCCAAAATTGGCTTTGTCAAAACATTAAGAGCAGACTTAGCAGCATTCACAATCTTAAGAGACCATGTAAAAGCCTGCTGGAAGTTATGCAGAAAAAGCATAGTTCCCAGATACTTAAGTCGTGATATCATTTCCCACGTTTCTATCCAGTCAAATAAAGGGCCAAACAATCTTGAGGCAGTTGCCTTCAACATGGGGACATTCTTGTAGAGGTCATAAAATCCTATAAGGACAGTAATTATTGACATCAAGACATACAATGCTCTGGCGAGAGGGCACATCCATGGGCGATATATCTTGCAGAACACTGGATATGACTGAAGAAAGATGACCCATGTAGGAAGGCCATACTCAAGTAACGTTAACAGTCTCACGTCAGAAAGTATAACTTCTTTCAGTCTGAATGGGAGGTCATGATCATTGAAGCGGAAACAGATCAGTACATCCTTATATGTGCTAGGCTCTAACAGAGGCTTAGCACTCTCGTTATCACTGCCACATGATGAACACGACGATGAAGAGTATCTTGGTGAGGTCACAATTTCTGAGTATGATTCTTCAGACATACTACTTCCAGCATAagattttgttatttttcttctcttgtaAGGTCCAGAGCAAGGAGGTGGTGTGCAAGATGAGCATGTGAAACTTGATGACTCTCTGATGCATTGAGCATGACAAGAATCATCATTATCACTCGGTAAACTCTCGCTGTCCCATTCAGTTGTTAAGAAATCTTTCTGAGCATCATAAAACACATCACCTGTACAGTAAGCATATAAGTGGTTTGTACTAGAAGCTATGAAGAAGAGAAGGATAACCATTCATGTTTTTACCATTAGAAGAGATGCTGTTCAAGTAGTCTTGTAAGAGCTGGCATTCAGAGTGATTTCCTGAGAACCAAGAAGTGATTAATGATGAAGCTTGATTGACACTTTCAAATTCCCATCTCTTCATTATTTTAGATTCCACAACCATTGATGTATCGGTCTACAATGATACCAAAAGAAATGAGTTTGTGCCATCCCTAAATGTAAGATTATCAACATTAATACACAATACCTGAAGTTCATTCAAGTAATTGATGCCACGCACGTCAGCCCAGTCTACCTCAAAAATAATAAAACCATATAAAGTTTGATGCAGCTCCTTGTTCAGTAGGCGAGAATCCTTCAACTTATTTACTTGAAGCTTCTTTTCCCGCATGGCCTCATCAATCAAGGAATACCATATAGAAGATTTATTCCACAGGTGGGGGGCAGATATCGGGATTTCTGAGAATACAAGCTTTCCACCAGTTTCatcttgctttctccttgttcTAGTGTTTGCAAAAGGGGATAGCCTTGACTGGGGCACAAAATAGCAAGAATCAGTTTGTAACAGCGTGGTGCAATGAAATTTAAGCAAGAAAGAGATAATTCCATAGGCAAAGTGGTGCATAAATCAGTAAAAATGACCTTGGTAACCATCAGCTGCCATAGGTGAGCAGGTCTTGTGTCCTGATCTAGCAACCATGGGTGGTTGTCGAGCAATATAAAGAACTTCTTGGTATCAGGGCACAAAAATATAGTCAGTTTTGCAAGATATGACTGTAAATCCCTGCATATAAAAATAGAGCAAACCTTGTTTAGTTATATCTGATGAAAGAAGTTCATTACAGATGGAAATCGAAATTTACTATTGCATACATATACCATCAGGTCACTGGATGAATGTGATAATTGTGTGTCAAAACATAGATTCTAGCATGCATGAGCTAGGATAAACAGTAGCATATGACAAAGATAAACATTGAGATATCAAGACCCAAAAACTAAAGAGATGTAGTTAAAACTGCAAAATGATTAAGGGCACCATTGTGCGCCGTTTTCTACAACATGCAGATCAATGAGCATACTTATGAAAAGATCACAATCACAGCATTAATTCTCGTTTGTTAACAATGGAGCGAGATGGGAAAAATCATATCGAAACATTCAGTTGTGAAATTATCTTGAACCGGAAATATTTTCTAACGTTTTCTATCCTTCAGTCTAATGGAGCTCTCAAGTTCAAATATGAATGAAAGAAATGAAAGTTTCAGTTTTCGGGATATGGATATGCACAAAATGCATATGCTGATCAATCTACAAGAAg
Coding sequences:
- the LOC133919897 gene encoding uncharacterized protein LOC133919897 isoform X1, which encodes MQGGEGQRGGEMMRHSEKRHFFPLTSLQIGDLQSYLAKLTIFLCPDTKKFFILLDNHPWLLDQDTRPAHLWQLMVTKSRLSPFANTRTRRKQDETGGKLVFSEIPISAPHLWNKSSIWYSLIDEAMREKKLQVNKLKDSRLLNKELHQTLYGFIIFEVDWADVRGINYLNELQTDTSMVVESKIMKRWEFESVNQASSLITSWFSGNHSECQLLQDYLNSISSNGDVFYDAQKDFLTTEWDSESLPSDNDDSCHAQCIRESSSFTCSSCTPPPCSGPYKRRKITKSYAGSSMSEESYSEIVTSPRYSSSSCSSCGSDNESAKPLLEPSTYKDVLICFRFNDHDLPFRLKEVILSDVRLLTLLEYGLPTWVIFLQSYPVFCKIYRPWMCPLARALYVLMSIITVLIGFYDLYKNVPMLKATASRLFGPLFDWIETWEMISRLKYLGTMLFLHNFQQAFTWSLKIVNAAKSALNVLTKPILGPILEFFEFTLPIWNLCAETVGYLSSVVMVSLETSWSVVSDTVQMIIWPFWFVFSTVLNIVNAIMYPVIWLLGEILATPFRFVVGLSSFVADLFVDIVSVLRQTWSAISALYQVGSVPRSPGLTSETSIWGSLWKDLLYQIFRAIRSILYGFVAFFSTCNRHRLSIYNHIEVFLRSLSHVSTGARHTTSREGARKYTSQNYPRRKSRTR
- the LOC133919897 gene encoding uncharacterized protein LOC133919897 isoform X2 — translated: MVTKSRLSPFANTRTRRKQDETGGKLVFSEIPISAPHLWNKSSIWYSLIDEAMREKKLQVNKLKDSRLLNKELHQTLYGFIIFEVDWADVRGINYLNELQTDTSMVVESKIMKRWEFESVNQASSLITSWFSGNHSECQLLQDYLNSISSNGDVFYDAQKDFLTTEWDSESLPSDNDDSCHAQCIRESSSFTCSSCTPPPCSGPYKRRKITKSYAGSSMSEESYSEIVTSPRYSSSSCSSCGSDNESAKPLLEPSTYKDVLICFRFNDHDLPFRLKEVILSDVRLLTLLEYGLPTWVIFLQSYPVFCKIYRPWMCPLARALYVLMSIITVLIGFYDLYKNVPMLKATASRLFGPLFDWIETWEMISRLKYLGTMLFLHNFQQAFTWSLKIVNAAKSALNVLTKPILGPILEFFEFTLPIWNLCAETVGYLSSVVMVSLETSWSVVSDTVQMIIWPFWFVFSTVLNIVNAIMYPVIWLLGEILATPFRFVVGLSSFVADLFVDIVSVLRQTWSAISALYQVGSVPRSPGLTSETSIWGSLWKDLLYQIFRAIRSILYGFVAFFSTCNRHRLSIYNHIEVFLRSLSHVSTGARHTTSREGARKYTSQNYPRRKSRTR